The segment AGATTTTGATACTAACGAAAGCATTACTATCTACAATATGTTAGGGCAAACAATTATGACAAAAGGAGTAACTTCTAACGACGAAAGTATTGATATTGCTTCTTTAGCTAAAGGTATTTACAATGTGTATTTCAATAACGCCAAAGTAGCTTATAAATTCATAAAAGAATAAATCAAAGTTATACAAGTAAAGAAAGCCATAATGCGAAAGTATTGTGGCTTTCTTTTTTACATCCATGCCAAAAATACTTTGCAATCCCGAAGTTTCGGGATAACTTTGCTGCTTTATAACTTATACCTAATGACCAAACAACAAATCATAGCTACTTTCGACCCAAGCCAGCCGGGCTTAGCAGATGCAACTATCTTTGGATTGCCATTTTCGGCAGAACAATCAGAAATCATTATTATTCCGGTGCCATGGGAAGTAACCGTAAGTTATGGTGCCGGAGCATCAGACGGTCCTGAAGCAGTTTTGGATGCTTCTTTTCAGGTAGATTTAAACCATCAGGATTTCCCTGAACTATGGAAACTCGGAATATATTATGATGAAGCGCCGGAACATTGGAAAATAAATTCTAATAGTTACAAAGCGTTAGCACAACCTATAATTCACGCACTCGAAAAAGGGGAAGATTTAAATAATCATCCTAGCTTACTTTCAGACTTGGAGACGATCAATAAAGTGTGTCGCGATTTGCATACCGAAGTCAAAGAAAAAGTATTGTTTTGGACAAAGCAAGGCAAAAAAGTAGTGCTGCTTGGAGGCGACCATTCAACACCATTAGGTTATTATGAAGCTTTGGCAAGCATACATGACAACTTCGGAATTTTGCATTTAGATGCACATATGGATTTGAGAATTGCCTATGAAGGATTTACCTTTTCGCACGCATCAATAATGTACAATGCTTTACAACTTCCTCAGATTTCAAAAATAGTTCAGGTTGGTATTCGCGATTTCTGTGAGCAGGAAGTTGAAGTGGTGCAAAAGTCAAACGGAAGAGTTTTGGTTAACACCGATGCCGATTTGAAAGCTGAAACCTTTGCTGGCATAACTTGGGCTGAACAATGCGATGCTATCATTGCAACCTTGCCACAAAAAGTTTGCGTCTCTTTTGATATTGATGGTATGTATCCTTGGTATTGTCCAAATACAGGAACTCCGGTTCCGGGTGGGTTTTCATTCGAGCAGGCAACATATTTGTTTAACAAATTAGCAGCAAGCGGGAAAGATATTATTGGGTTTGATTTGGTAGAAGTTGCTCCGGGTGAAAATGATGATTGGGATGGTAATGTTGGTGCCCGAATGTTATTTCACATGTGCGGCATGTTGGCCAAAAACAGCGGCATGAACGTTGGTCAGAAAATCAGCTTTCAGAGAAAATAGTTTTTGATTATACTCAAAAAATGGCGAGTAGCCATAAACGACTTTTTTATTAGCGGTTTTTATTCTTAACATATTTAAATTCTAACCTGTCCTTCTAAGTCAAGATTATTTATCTTATTTAAGTTCTGAAAGAATTAACTTTTTCTGTTTTAATGTATTCGTCATTGCCTTTTCTCTAACTTTAGGGTCATCACTGTTAATAAGGTCAAAATATTCAACCGGAACAACCTGCCACGATAAACCATATTTGTCTTTACACCAACCACAAGATGATTCTTGGCCACCGTTTGAGGTCAAGGCATCCCAATAATAATCTACTTCTGCCTGGTCTTTGCAATTAATAACAAAGGAAACAGATTCATTAAACTTGAAGTATGGACCAGCAGCTAAAATGCTAAATTCCATACCATTAATTTCCATAACCGCAGTTTCAAAGTATTCCTGACCACCTTGCTCTTTTGCCTCTGGGGGATTCTTATATTGGTGGTATTCTTTCAGTTTACCATCTTTGAAAATAGAAAGGTAATAATTTACTACTGCTTTTGCATCTTTATCAACCCAAAGACAAGGTGTTATTTTTTGCGTAATCATATCAGGTTTTTTTGTTTGAGTTTGATTGGAGTTTGTGTCATTTTTATGAGAGTTCTCTTTAGAATTTTTACAGCCCATTATACTCACTACTAATAATGCTGTCAAAAATTTAAGTATGCACTTTTTCATATTGTTACTTATTTAAAGTTGATAATAAATTTTCTATGTAGAGTGTCGCTAAAATTGTCTACCACCTTCTGCGGCTTGTCATCAGTGGCGGCAGGCTAAGCGGTTAGTTGTAAAGGTATGAAAATTTCCGGCTTGAGATTTTCCGCGAAGTGGAAAATCGGAAAAGCCATTGCGGTAAACCGCTGTTAGCAACTGGCTTTAATTCAACTTTTTTTTCTTTTAATATTTTTTAATGTTGGAATCCAAATCATAAATATCTCACCACAAATTATTGGTACAAATGAAAAGAAATACTCATTTACAGTTCTGCTAAATGTTGCGTCTTCAATTTTTCCAAATAAAAAGTCCAGTGGAATAATCCCACCTATTCTTACAGCTACAAATGAAAGTATGCATATGTAACTTCTAACCATGAATTGTTGATGCACTTTTATATTTCTATTTTTTACGGACCACCAAGCCGAAAAAGTGGTAAAGAGAACCAAAACAGCTAAAATGAATAGAGAAACTCTACAGCTTACACAAGAACTTATCAGTGAAAGTCGGATAGCAGATAAACCTGCGATAAATGCTCCAAGGATATAAATCTTCCCTGTCAGTTTATGAAAGTTTAAATATTTATTTCTAATCCATTTAGAAAATTGTATAGGTCCAGTTAGTAACGCTAATGTTCCGCCTATTAAATGAGAACTTACCCAAATTGGATTGTTAATGTAACTGTCACTTCTATATCCAGTAAAAAAAACAACGACATTTTCCAGAAAAAAATAAGCTGACAAGCCTATAATTATGCTCCAAGAAAGGAAAAATAGCAATCGTTCAATTATTTTCATTTAGTTTCCATGTTTTTTCATAAGCTTGTTGCAAACGTTTTGCTGCTTGTCATCAGTTGCGACTGATGGAAAGCCAGTTTTTCCGCTAAGGAAAAACTAAGATAGAAAGAAATTGCTTCCAATCTGCAGGATTGAAGCAATTGTGACACACGAGCAAAGCGACTGCAAAAGGAAACTGCTGTTAGCAGCCTTTTTTATGTGCCATTTCAATTATGTCGGATACGAATTTATCGCGGGTTACGTTGAAGTAACAACAACCAGTAACACCAACAAATAATTAATGGGAATGCCCACACAAACACATCGGAAATAAGTAGTGAAGTGACTTCATCCTTAAAGATAGATTTAAATATTCCCATAAAAAATCGGTCAATTATCCTCACCGTTACAAAATAAGCAGCACATATAAATCCGCTTATCATAAATCTACGATGCCAAACTATCCTTTTTTGACGTGCAAAATATACACCAAGTAAAATGAATATAAGCCAAAGTGTTGTTGCTGCATATTGTGACGGCCAAAAAGGTAATCCTACATTTTTTCCAAGATAAATTATATAGTAGAGGGATATAATACAAATTAAAGCAACCGTTATGTGTATTTTACCCAACTTTCTATGTAGTCTAATGTTTTTGTTACGGATAAATGGTGCAAACTGAAAAAATGCTGTGATGTATACAATTATACCGCTAAGAATATGAGTGATAAAGAATGCTTTTTTAACAGTCGTATTTAAAGACATAAATTCAGGAAATCCATTAGAAATATAACTAAGTGTAGGAAAGAAAAACACAAGGAATGATCCAATAAATAATGTCCAGAAAATGATAAATGTAATTTTGTTTGTCATTGTTTATATATTGACTGGTCTAGATTTCTAAAATGACTGCTAACGTTTCGCAGCTTGTCGTCAGTAGCGGCAAGTTAAGAATAAATGTAATAAGAAATTTTGATGTTCAGCGTATTCTCCAAGAAAGATAAAACCAGCTATAGCGCAAAACCGCTGTTGGCAGTAGTCTTATTCCTTGTAAATAATCTTTATTCCGTTTTCAGAATCTTCTTTTTTAAACGTTCTGGCATTTTTGTCGTAATCAATTATTAAGGTTTCATTATTTAACCATCGTGGATTTACATAAACCATTCCATCCTTCATTTTGGCTTCACCATGATTATAGTCAGCGATGAAGATATTTCCAGTCTCGTTATTTTCTAGCATTTCGTCAGAATCGATACCAGCCATTGCGACAAACGGCTGTTAGCACCAGTTATTGTTTTGATTTAAAAAGTTTATCAAGCTTGGCAACCTTTTCATCACACATTTCTTTCCATTCAATTCCTTCAGTTACTTTCATTGTTAAACATTCCAAACAAACTTCAATTATTCCAATCGTATCATTTTGCTTTGTAAAAACTAATGCATGACGGGGTAAATAACAGGCTGCGGCTGAATTGAATGAACATTCTTCTTTATATAAAATTTCAAAAAGCTCTTGTTTTTCGGCATCATTCAGTTTGACTTTCTTCTTGATTGGAACTTGGCTAAATTTTTTCAAATTTGCGCCTTCTTCTTGTACTTCTTTATAAAAAACTAGCTCTACATTGTCTGCTTTGGAAAAAGGAAAAGTGTTTTCAACTGTCGCACTAAAAAATATTCGATAGCCAATATAACTGATAGCTATTAATAGAATTCCAATAAGAAGTTTTTTTCGCATAAGTTCTGAATAATTGGTGCTAACGTTCCGCGGCTTAGCACAGCGGCGAGTTTTTTAATTTATAGTTGTAAATATAATCAAATTTTGAACTTCGTAAATTCCGGCTAAGTAAAACTGTACCAGCCGTTGCGCTAAACCGCTGTTACCTGCAGGTTATTTTCTAAACTCGTTAACTTGTTCCAATCCAGCTATTTTCATTGACGTTTTTTTTGCTTTTTCTATTTCTTCCATGCTCATTTTCTGCGCCTCTTCCAATACTAATTTTGTCTTTAGCTCAATTTCACGTTTAACATACAGTAACGACGCTTCAACAAGATTCAGAAATGTTTCTTGGTTTGTATGATTGAGTAAAAATATATTAATATTAGCTACAGAGACAACATGATTTTCTTTTAATAATCCAATAGTTTGATGCTGTTCAAAAGGATTTATGGAATGAGCAAAGTGTTTACTTCTTAAATCAGTAAAATGTTTGTGGGCTTTTTTTGCACCTTCACTGTCTTTAAAATAATTGAAAATCTCAGAAGTTAAACCAAGTCGAGCACCTTTGTTAAAACACCTTGTATAGCTTATTAATGCAGATGTGTATAACGCACGATTTATAACTACGTTTTCTGAAAGTTCAATGTTTACAGTATTAATTTCATTGTCACTTTTTGTTTCCGCAGGACGTTGACTTAATAATTTTAAAGTCGCTTTAGTAAATTCTAAGTCACTTTCTAATGAAACCAAATCACTCAAGAGTTTTCCTTCTTTTGTGTTGATTTTAATTGTCTCTAATTCCGTGGTTTTTGGTTCAGTCATAAAGCAGAATCGTGTTAATAACTTGCAGGTAACGTTTTGCGGCTTGTCGTCAGTTGCGACTGACGAAAGCCAGTTTTTCCGCTAAGGAAAAACTAAGATAGGAAATAATTGCGTCCAATCCGCAGGATTGGAGCAATTGTGACAAACCGCTGTTATACACAGGCAATTATTTATGTTTATTATATTCTTTCCACCAACTTTTTAATTCTTCAGCTTCTTTTTCGTTGACTTTCGGACAATAGTACAATCCCAAATCTAGTTTTCTATTTTCTTTAAATGCTTTTAGAAATTCAATAGCAAAACCGCCAACTTCTGCACTATCTTTTGGAATGTATGATGATAAAGGATTTAAATAACAATTGCATTTTTCTTTAGAATCAACCAAAGAAATAAGAGAATTTAAGTCTTTACTTTTAACCCAGTTTTTCGAGAAATTGCTTTCTATTGTAGAAACATTAAGTTCATTTTTCTTTTTCAGTTCTCGGATAAAGCTTACTGGAGAATATTCTTTTGCGGATTTTCTATGAATTTCGATTTCATTTTTCGGTTTAGTTTTTCCACAACCAATAAATATTAAAATAATTGTAGAAAATAAAAGTTGTATTTTCATGAGAGTTTTCTATTGCTTGTGTATAACGTGCCGCAGCTTGTCGTCAGTGGCGACAAGCTTAACGGTTGAGTGTAAAGATAAGTAAATTTCCGGCGCTCGATTTTCCGTTTACGGAAAATCGGTACCAGCCATTGCGACAAACGGCTGTTAGCTGCAGTACCGTTATCTATTTTAGTGAAAATTGAATAAAGGTAAATTCTGGATTTTCAATTTTGGTTTCACTTTCATTTTCAAAAAAACTTTCACCGAGTTGATTTAACTTTCCGGAAGTTCGAGTACTGATTATTTCAATATCTTGATTTTTACTTCTAAATGCAAAAGCTGTTGTTTCACTATAATACTCATAATGGATTATTGGTTCTCCAAAGTAATCTTTCAAATCTTTATATGTAATATTTAAATCCCAAACAATTGCTTTTACTTTTTGGTCCTCATCGTATACCAATTCGATTTGCTTAAACCGACTATCATTTGGAATCAGTTTCCTTCGATAAAGGTATGGTTTAGTTTCTACAAAATCTGACTTTGTAAATAATTGGGTAAGCAAATCCAGGTTGAGTTTGCTAAAATCTTGATTTCCCCAAATATGAAAGTATTCCTTCAAATTTATTATTTCGTCTTTATTCATTAGGTGTTCTTTAGGTATTGCAGCTAACGTGCCGCAGCTTGTAGCAGCTGCGATAAATTTAGCACTAATTATTCCAAGTACAAAACTCCTTTTGAAAATCCGCAGGATTTTCCAAGAAAGCCCAAACCAAGCAGTTGCTACAAACTGCTGTTAGCAGCCGTAATTTAAAATTCTTCTCCTCCTTCATCGATTGTAAATCTCGATAGCATTGGATAGTTTATCTTCTTGTACTCTTCACTGTACTTTTCTTTTCCAAAATTATCATCAAAATACCTGAGAACATTTCCTTCCATGTATGAGTAATGTTTTTTATCATTAATATCTTTATAAGTTGCGCCCAATTGTTGACTTTCTGTCGTCCATTCAAGTTCAATTTTTTCTCCAGGTGGTAAAGTATAATATTGTTTTTCGTGCTGCCACTTATTATCTTTAATATTTTTTCTAATCTTTAAGTCGATTGCAGCACGCAAACCAATATTTTCAAGTGTATAGAATTTACTGTTTGCTCGCTTGAAAAAACTAAT is part of the Flavobacterium sangjuense genome and harbors:
- a CDS encoding DUF2306 domain-containing protein, translated to MTNKITFIIFWTLFIGSFLVFFFPTLSYISNGFPEFMSLNTTVKKAFFITHILSGIIVYITAFFQFAPFIRNKNIRLHRKLGKIHITVALICIISLYYIIYLGKNVGLPFWPSQYAATTLWLIFILLGVYFARQKRIVWHRRFMISGFICAAYFVTVRIIDRFFMGIFKSIFKDEVTSLLISDVFVWAFPLIICWCYWLLLLQRNPR
- a CDS encoding DUF2306 domain-containing protein; this translates as MKIIERLLFFLSWSIIIGLSAYFFLENVVVFFTGYRSDSYINNPIWVSSHLIGGTLALLTGPIQFSKWIRNKYLNFHKLTGKIYILGAFIAGLSAIRLSLISSCVSCRVSLFILAVLVLFTTFSAWWSVKNRNIKVHQQFMVRSYICILSFVAVRIGGIIPLDFLFGKIEDATFSRTVNEYFFSFVPIICGEIFMIWIPTLKNIKRKKS
- a CDS encoding agmatinase family protein, with the protein product MTKQQIIATFDPSQPGLADATIFGLPFSAEQSEIIIIPVPWEVTVSYGAGASDGPEAVLDASFQVDLNHQDFPELWKLGIYYDEAPEHWKINSNSYKALAQPIIHALEKGEDLNNHPSLLSDLETINKVCRDLHTEVKEKVLFWTKQGKKVVLLGGDHSTPLGYYEALASIHDNFGILHLDAHMDLRIAYEGFTFSHASIMYNALQLPQISKIVQVGIRDFCEQEVEVVQKSNGRVLVNTDADLKAETFAGITWAEQCDAIIATLPQKVCVSFDIDGMYPWYCPNTGTPVPGGFSFEQATYLFNKLAASGKDIIGFDLVEVAPGENDDWDGNVGARMLFHMCGMLAKNSGMNVGQKISFQRK
- a CDS encoding VOC family protein, with the translated sequence MKKCILKFLTALLVVSIMGCKNSKENSHKNDTNSNQTQTKKPDMITQKITPCLWVDKDAKAVVNYYLSIFKDGKLKEYHQYKNPPEAKEQGGQEYFETAVMEINGMEFSILAAGPYFKFNESVSFVINCKDQAEVDYYWDALTSNGGQESSCGWCKDKYGLSWQVVPVEYFDLINSDDPKVREKAMTNTLKQKKLILSELK